In Limibacter armeniacum, the sequence TTACTTTTCAAATGAAGTGATTGATTTCAAAGAAGATTCAGCGTTGAAATTAGATGCTTGGGGATATAAAGTATTTGTAAAAAAATAAGGGAATTGTAATTGATGCTATTTGCCATTTTTACACTTAGCTATCATTAAAAAGTCAATCCATAACTTATGTTCAAGTAATATAAACTATGGATTGACTTCGCTCTCCTTTCTAAGAATATCATTGGGAGATCATCACCCAACATTAAGGTTATTTCACCCTGCCAGACTTAACAACTCACCCTTAACCTTCTTCAGTTCCAATTTTGCTTTTTTATACTTTATGATTTCAGCGATATAAGTAAACTGGGCTTCCCTGACTGCGGCTTCTGAAGACAAAAGCTCAACATAGGTCATCTTACCTTGATGATAAAGTGCTTTTGTTTGAGCATAAACCTTCTCTGCCAGTTGAGCATTCTCTTGTTGCGAAATGGTGGATTGATATGCCGACAGCAATTGATTAATTGCATTGAAATAGTTATTGTAAGTAACCTGTTTTTCATGTTCCAAATCCTTCCTTAGGCTTGAAAGCTGCATGTTCACCTGATTAATCTTGCTTTGCTTGGCAAGACCATCATACAAAGGAATTGAAAGTTTGAAACCGATGTATGCATAATCTGACCAGCTATTTTTAGTAGATAACTCAAAGTTATCCGACTGATATTGATACGCTCCTGTAATGTTTGCCGAAAGTGTTGGTAGGTATTGTAGCTGATAACCTTTCTTCTTGAGCAGCAGTTGCTCTCGCTCCACCTCCAATTGCTGAATGGTTGTAATTGAACCAATATTGATAGAATCAGACATAAAAGCTTCTGGCACTTCAATAAAAGTAAGTGGCGCTTTGTCTACTGAAATATCATTTTCAACCGGCATGCCGATCAAGACTTTCAGATAATTCATTTGTTGACTGATTGTTGCCTGAAGATTCCTTTCACTTACTTCCAGCATACTTCGGTCAACCTTGGCTCTATTCAATTCTATTTCATGTGTAACGCCAAGCTCAACTTGCTTTTGAGTAATCATTAAAGAAGTATCTTTCTGGCTTAATAGCTCGTGAATTTTATCCAACTCTTCACCACTTTTCAAAAGGTCATAATACACTATACAGATATTGTAGACGGTTTCCTCTTTTGTCATCTTGCTTTTGATGGCACTCAGTTCCTCCACATTCCTGGCAACTTTTATGTCAGTAAAAATGGAAGGATCAAAGATCACCTGACTTAAAGTTCCACTGAGTGTATAATTGTAAGTGGTACCAAAATTTACAAACACCTGTTCCCCAGGCTGACCAAAAAACTCACCAGGCATGATGCTGGTCTCCAACTTCATATAGTTATCAAATTGTCCTGAAGCAGAAACTTGTGGCTGCACTTTGCTTTTAGCTTCTTTTGTTGCAAATGTCTTTTCTTGCTTATCATATTGAGACTTAACAACCTTATAGTTATTCTCAAGTCCATAATCCAGACATTTTTCCAGTGTCAGATGTGTTACTTCCTGTTGGGCTTTTACATTCAGTATATTGAACAGAAAGAAGAGCAACCACAGTGTATATTTTATGCTATTGATATTTTTAAAGCTATTCATTATTTACATTCTAAAGATTTGTACAGGCTCCAGTTTCAAGATTTTCCGCATAGAAAAATAACTCCCTGCCAAGCTGATCAACAGCGTTGAAAAAATCAGGAATATGATCCGTTCAGGAGCGTAATCCATGCTCTGGTTGATTGATTTCATAAAGTATTTCAATCCGATAAGCAGCAACATGGTAAAGCTGAACCCGCAAATGGAATAAAAAATGGACTGTATCATAATCAGTTTTGTAATGAGCCAATTTCCTCCTCCAATTGCCTTGATCGTGCCATAGTCTTTGATGCGGTCATTGACTGCTGAAAACATGGTCAACCCAACAATGACCAATCCCGTAACCAGCGAGAACCAGACAAGTATCATAAAGGTGCCTACAATACCACTTGCTTCTCCCATATAATCAAGTGTTACATCCTTGAAAGTATCACCGACGTAGGCTTTCACAGTAGGGATAGTCGCAGTTATGGTATCTGCAATGCGCTTTTTAACCATCGGGTCTTGTGTGTCAGCCTCTACAATGTATGCACTGACATGGTTAGGACTAAATCCGGAGAGTTTTCTGACTCTTTCGATTGTCGAAACCATATTAAATTCCCCAAGGCCTGCATTTCCAATTGAAATCCCGCTGATATACACCCTGACATCATTGATACTGAAATAATCCCCTTGCTTTAGTTTTCCAAGATTTTCCAAATCCGATTCATCTACAATCACAGCTCCTTCACTTTGCAGGCTTTTCAGGTTGGTACCTTCAAGAAACTGTTTCGGTGCGCCCACATAGTCTGGCGCTTTAATCCCAACCAAACTACAGCCAGCTGTACCTCCAGAAGAATTTTTCATCATGCCTCCAGTCACAATCACCGGATGGACTTTATTCACCCCTGGAATAGACTGTAACTCATACCCAACTCGCTTATCCACATTCACAAGAGAGATGGACGATTCACTTTTTTCATTCACTACAAAAATGTATTCGGTATTTCCCTTGATAATACCCAAGCTAGCCTCAAGAAAACCATCCAACAAACCCAATTGGGCACCTATCAGAAAGACCGAGATCACTATCCCGAAAAGTATTCCTATAAGCTTAGCCTTATCATAAACCATAAAGCTGAATGCTGTTTTCCACATGGCTAGTTCCGATTTAAATAGATGACACAATCCACCCTGTTATTAATCATTACCTGTGCATTATCATCCAATCGGATTTTCACTTCTCGCACACGTCGGTCTTCTACAGTATTCTCATCAGAGAAAAGTGACTTTTTCTTCAAAAAACCTCCAACAAATACTACTTCTCCCTTACCGATTGTCTTCCCGTTGACCTGTGAGATCACTTCGGCTTTCAGTCCTGTCTTAATGCGGTCTGCAAAAAGCTCATCCACTTCTGTTATAGCGACCAAATGACCATCAGGTGCATACTGTCCCAGCTTTTCCCCAGCAGTAAGAAAATCCCCGTTGTGTACATCCCATTTCAGTACTTTTCCGTCATAGGCAGCCTTGACATTTTTATCTGCCAATACTGCTTTCTGGTAGGCTATATTGGCATTGATTTCCTGCATGCCACTTTTCTGGTAAGCTATCTCTGCCAATTGTTTTTCGTATTCTATCTGAAGCTTCTCTACTTTGGATTTGCTATCCTTCAGTACCTTTTCTGTAATCGCTTTTGAGTTGAAAAGCGCTTCATCTACCGCCAAATCTTTCTGTGCATTCTGCCAATCATTCAGGGTAATTTTGGCTTTGATTTCTGCTGATTTTATGGATGCTTGCTGGCTGATAATTTTACCCTCCTGAATTTTTAATTGTGCCAGGTCAGCGCTTTTTTCCATATCCAAGATGACAGCACCTTTACTTACCAATTCATTCTCAGCTGCCATAATCTGGTTCACTTTACCATTGGCAGCCGAGTAGATATTCAATAACCCTTTTTCAGGTTCAATCTTGGCAATGCCTACTATCTTATTGATCTCAGTCTGCTCAGTCTTCACATTGTTATCATCTACTTTCTTTGCGTCGGCTGAACAAGCCATCAGCAGAGCAATCATTCCGATACCCAATATGCCGTTGAATAATTTTTGGTTTTTCATTTTTGCTGTCTGTCAGTTTATTGTCTGTTTATTTACTTCATTCACAATCCCGTTTTCCACTTCAATTACACGGTCTGCATATTCCATCAGGCGAGGGTCATGCGTCACCACTGCAACGGCTTTCCCACCTTCAGCCAACTCCTTCAGTTCTTTCATCACAATTTCAAGGCTATGCTTGTCCAGTGAAGCAGTTGGCTCATCACATAGGATAATTTTGGGGTCTGTCACCAATGCCCTGGCAATAGCTACCCGCTGTTGTTGACCACCAGAAAGCTGCTTAGGAAGTTTATGCTTATGCTCAGAAATATTGACTTTTTTAAGCGCCTCTTCCGTTTTCTGCTTTATCTCAGCAGTTTTCATGTTTCTCATCTTTAATGGGAATGCCACATTTTCAGCCGCTGTAAGCGGTGCCAGCAGGTTGAATTGCTGAAACACAAACCCAATGGTATCCAACCTTACCTTTGCCATTTCCTTATCAGGAAGGTCGTCCACATTTTTCCCATCTATCTCAAGGGTTCCTTCAGTAGGATTGATCAGACACCCCAAAAGGGATAACAAGGTGGTCTTGCCTGATCCTGATGGACCAATGATCAAAAGCAGCTCTCCTTCATATAACTCAAGGTTGCAATTTGCCAATGCAGTAAATTTTCCTGCCTGCGTTTCGTATATCTTGTTTGCATTTTTTAGTCTCGCAATCATCATTTGATTTATTGTTTTTGATTACGATACAAAATTGAGTGATTGGATAGTGATAAAATACCTATATTAGCTCACTTAATATCAGAAAACGGTCAAAATCATGTTAAAGCTGACTTTAAAGCAGCCTACCGGTTTTTTATTTGCCCTAGCAGAATTGATTGGCGGTAAAGTAGATAGCAATGGCAGGCTAAATATTCCTGAAAAAAAGGGCAACGGTTATATACAAGGCTTTATGTTCGATAATTCGGTTGGGCTGATGATCAGGAACTATGAGCTCAATCAGGATTTGCTGGCAAAACGAATTGATCCTTGCAATTCCAGTGAACGGATTGTTGTAACACTGAACAATGTATTTCCAAAAAGTGAAAGTGATGGGGTTGCCAAAATTGAGGAACTACCTTCCATACAGATTGGAAAGGGTAAGCTAAATTTTGAGATGTTCTATCCAAGCAAAACCAAATACAGGTCTATTCTCTTGGCGATAGATTCTAATAAATTGAGAACACTGATGGGGATTGAGGATGAATCCTCTTTATTGAATATGATACTCAACGGCAATCAGCCATTGCTGTTTGAAGAAGTCCTTTCCCCTCAAATACAAAAGGTGGCTATGGAAATGATTGAGAATGAAATACCAGAAAACCTTCACCATTTTTATATCAGGATAAAGGCGGAAGAGTTGCTATGTCTCTTGTTTGTAGAATTACACAAGCGAGAAAATGCTCCTGTTCAGGCTTTGAATGAAAAAGATGCCCTCAGTATTTATCGGGTAAGGGACAAGATCGTTTCAAATTTGGGTATACCACCAATATTAGGAGAACTGGCCAATGAGATAGGAATGAGTGAATCAAAGTTGAAAAGACTCTTTAAACAAATATTTGGAAGCAGTATCTATAACTATTACCAGAAATTCAGGATGCAGGAAGCGGCAAGGCTACTAAAGGGACAGCAGATGAGTGTTTCAGAAGTAGGATATCAACTTGGCTTTTCCAACTTGAGTCATTTTACAAAAGTCTTTGAGGAGCATATCGGAATGAAACCTAAGAAATACTCTGTACAGTCTCACAAATAAAGGTTTAATTTATTTTCACCTGCTTGAATGCTATAAGCTGTATTCTCATATACTCTTCCCATTCAAGCAGTTCGATCAATTCAAAATCACTGTACTTCTCATTAAATTCTTGATTGACTGTAGCCACAACGACTTCAGCTCCTACCTCTAGCTCACCATCTCTAGCAAACATTGGAGTAGTACATTCTCCATTAAATCCTCTAACGCCCACTTGCAAGTACTTATTAAAGAGATCAGCTACAACGTATTCTGAAACCCCTGACACATATACCTTACTTATCGGAATGTTGGCATTTTGTGCTCTAACATATGTTTCCAATTGCTTTTTATTCCTTTCATATTCACTGTCGGAAATTGCATAGTGAGTCTCATCTCCTGTTTCTGATAATAATATAAAATTCATATCGCTAGAATCATTTTAGAAAGTATAGTTCTTTAATATTTTACGAATTAGTTTGGTGAATAGTTTTAACTTAAATCCCATATTAGTTTGCTGTATACTGTAACGACCTAATAAGCTAAGCATCATACTTTTAAAACACTTGATTTCGAGACTATTATAGTTAATGGATTTCAACAAAAGACAGATTCATCAATTAATTGATGAAAAGAACATAAATACGATTTCCTTATGGGATCATTATTTAAGTAGAGAGGAATTTGATCTATATTTTCCAAAAATTGGAACTGACTTTTATTTAGAAAGCTGTAACAAACTCAATAATTTTTTTTTGGGGTTTATTGATTATATGTCTAAACCAATATTTAGCTATGACCCCAATCAGGAACCCCTAAAAACTATCAATCCTGAATCGCTTTTAACACAAGAAATATATTCACCTGATATGGAATCCGCTATTTACTTCAATGATAATAAAACAGTAGCAATTCAAATGTCATATGATTTCTGTCTATCAATATTCTCAAGTAAATCAGATTTTCAAATCGAGCTTTTGCCAATTGTCAGAAAATACGGATTGGAAATCATTAGATTCTAAGCCGTTAGTAATAACCTTCACTCAAAACTCTCCTTCCATTTTTAATATACCTTGGTAGTTTATTATATGAAAATAAAAGATTTCGCTATAGAAAGATATTTTGCCAAATATGAATCTCCAACCAAATACATGCTATCTAGCTCATATTGTGATGGATATAAAATGAAATATGTATTGGATTTAGCTTCCCCTACATTTGAATTTGCAGAAAAACTTGTCAAAGAAACAGGAATTATGTTGCTACCTGCTGAAACATTTGAGTATGGTAAATCTCATGCAAGGATTGGCTTTGGCAGAAAAAATTTCCCAGAAATACTACATATCTTTCAGGACTATATAACGAAACACTACAGCTAACATTCTCTTTTTCAGAAAAGACAGTACACCAATTATCGTTTACAGCTAAATGCTAAAAAAGAACCACTTTGGAAAAAGAACAACACATTGCAGCGTTAAAACTAAAGTTTGAAAGTTACGCGCCCATTTCAGATGCATCCTGGTCACTAATCGAATCAATAATAGATTTCAAGTCATTAGAGAAAAATGAGATTTTACTGAAAAATGGACAGGTTGCAAAAAATGTATACTTTGTCTGTAAAGGTGCCCTAAGGGCTTATGTCACCGATTACAATGGAAATATTTACAACAAAAACATTTTTCTTGAAACTGACTTTGCAGGCTCAACAGTTTCTTACCTCTTAAGTAAACCTTCCAACTTCACCCTAGAGGCTTTAGAAGATAATACTATTTTGATCAGCCTTAACTATCAAAAATACAGACGACTGATAGAGGAAAATATTGATTTGAAAAACTTCTATATCGCTTATCTGGAAAACAATTGGGTGATAGAAAAAGAGCAAAGAGAAATTTCCATTGTTATGCAAAATGCTACTGAAAGGTATCTGGACTTGCTTTCAAAACATCCCAATATAGATCAGCGAATACAACAACTACACATAGCTTCGCATCTAGGTATTACACCCACCCAGCTTAGCAGGATTCGAAAAGATTTAAAAAAAAGTCATTGAATCAACATATGTAAATGCCATAGGCAATCCCTTCTAATATTTTTGTCTTATCACTTATAGCAAAAATATTATGAACTATATCAAATACTTAAAATGGTGTTATGCAACTATTTGCTGTACACCATACAGTCTACTGGAAAGAAAACCAATAAGTGATTTATTTGACAAGCCATGAATCAAATAACACTATCTGCGCTAGCCATATTAGGAGGAATCTTTTTGGCTGCTCAAGGGAGCTTTAATTCGACTTTAGGGATCTTGCTTAAAAACCCTTTGCTGGCGTCAGTAGTTGCTTTTTTCAGCAGTACTGTATTTGCAATAGCCTTTGTTTTACTTAG encodes:
- a CDS encoding TolC family protein; protein product: MNSFKNINSIKYTLWLLFFLFNILNVKAQQEVTHLTLEKCLDYGLENNYKVVKSQYDKQEKTFATKEAKSKVQPQVSASGQFDNYMKLETSIMPGEFFGQPGEQVFVNFGTTYNYTLSGTLSQVIFDPSIFTDIKVARNVEELSAIKSKMTKEETVYNICIVYYDLLKSGEELDKIHELLSQKDTSLMITQKQVELGVTHEIELNRAKVDRSMLEVSERNLQATISQQMNYLKVLIGMPVENDISVDKAPLTFIEVPEAFMSDSINIGSITTIQQLEVEREQLLLKKKGYQLQYLPTLSANITGAYQYQSDNFELSTKNSWSDYAYIGFKLSIPLYDGLAKQSKINQVNMQLSSLRKDLEHEKQVTYNNYFNAINQLLSAYQSTISQQENAQLAEKVYAQTKALYHQGKMTYVELLSSEAAVREAQFTYIAEIIKYKKAKLELKKVKGELLSLAG
- a CDS encoding ABC transporter permease — encoded protein: MWKTAFSFMVYDKAKLIGILFGIVISVFLIGAQLGLLDGFLEASLGIIKGNTEYIFVVNEKSESSISLVNVDKRVGYELQSIPGVNKVHPVIVTGGMMKNSSGGTAGCSLVGIKAPDYVGAPKQFLEGTNLKSLQSEGAVIVDESDLENLGKLKQGDYFSINDVRVYISGISIGNAGLGEFNMVSTIERVRKLSGFSPNHVSAYIVEADTQDPMVKKRIADTITATIPTVKAYVGDTFKDVTLDYMGEASGIVGTFMILVWFSLVTGLVIVGLTMFSAVNDRIKDYGTIKAIGGGNWLITKLIMIQSIFYSICGFSFTMLLLIGLKYFMKSINQSMDYAPERIIFLIFSTLLISLAGSYFSMRKILKLEPVQIFRM
- a CDS encoding HlyD family secretion protein produces the protein MKNQKLFNGILGIGMIALLMACSADAKKVDDNNVKTEQTEINKIVGIAKIEPEKGLLNIYSAANGKVNQIMAAENELVSKGAVILDMEKSADLAQLKIQEGKIISQQASIKSAEIKAKITLNDWQNAQKDLAVDEALFNSKAITEKVLKDSKSKVEKLQIEYEKQLAEIAYQKSGMQEINANIAYQKAVLADKNVKAAYDGKVLKWDVHNGDFLTAGEKLGQYAPDGHLVAITEVDELFADRIKTGLKAEVISQVNGKTIGKGEVVFVGGFLKKKSLFSDENTVEDRRVREVKIRLDDNAQVMINNRVDCVIYLNRN
- a CDS encoding ABC transporter ATP-binding protein, with product MIARLKNANKIYETQAGKFTALANCNLELYEGELLLIIGPSGSGKTTLLSLLGCLINPTEGTLEIDGKNVDDLPDKEMAKVRLDTIGFVFQQFNLLAPLTAAENVAFPLKMRNMKTAEIKQKTEEALKKVNISEHKHKLPKQLSGGQQQRVAIARALVTDPKIILCDEPTASLDKHSLEIVMKELKELAEGGKAVAVVTHDPRLMEYADRVIEVENGIVNEVNKQTIN
- a CDS encoding helix-turn-helix transcriptional regulator translates to MLKLTLKQPTGFLFALAELIGGKVDSNGRLNIPEKKGNGYIQGFMFDNSVGLMIRNYELNQDLLAKRIDPCNSSERIVVTLNNVFPKSESDGVAKIEELPSIQIGKGKLNFEMFYPSKTKYRSILLAIDSNKLRTLMGIEDESSLLNMILNGNQPLLFEEVLSPQIQKVAMEMIENEIPENLHHFYIRIKAEELLCLLFVELHKRENAPVQALNEKDALSIYRVRDKIVSNLGIPPILGELANEIGMSESKLKRLFKQIFGSSIYNYYQKFRMQEAARLLKGQQMSVSEVGYQLGFSNLSHFTKVFEEHIGMKPKKYSVQSHK
- a CDS encoding Crp/Fnr family transcriptional regulator is translated as MEKEQHIAALKLKFESYAPISDASWSLIESIIDFKSLEKNEILLKNGQVAKNVYFVCKGALRAYVTDYNGNIYNKNIFLETDFAGSTVSYLLSKPSNFTLEALEDNTILISLNYQKYRRLIEENIDLKNFYIAYLENNWVIEKEQREISIVMQNATERYLDLLSKHPNIDQRIQQLHIASHLGITPTQLSRIRKDLKKSH